The genomic window CTCCAACTTCTTAAGGCGGCGCTGGCTGCTGACACGGGGTGCATCTGACGTTGCCACGTTCGGGCGACTACTCGCGAGTCGACGCCACGATGAGCATGTCCCCCGCAGTCTCCCGCACCTGGGGCCGCGACGCACCCGACGACCCGGAACACAGCACTGCCCCCGCACTCCGGCGGAGTGCGGGGGCAGTGCTGTGGTCTCAGCTCAGCGGCCGGTTGGCATCCCCGGCATCTGCATGATGTTGGCGGCGTCGGGGGCGGCGATGTCCACCGGCTCACCCCAGTTGTCCATCTTCATGACGGCCTCGACTCCCTCGAGCTCGAAGATCACCTGACGCATGAAGTTCTGGTCATCCAGCCACACGTCATACGTCAGCTCGCCCGGCATGCCCGCCATGTCCTCGGACTCCACCTTGCTGGTGTCGAGCAGCAGCTCGTAGTGGTTGAGCTGCTCGCCGTCCACGTCCTCGACCCCGACGAAGGTGACCTCCTGGGCGCCGGCCTCCCAGTCGTCCCACTGCGAGGTGATGTCGACCTGGTCGGTGAACTCCTCGGCGTCCGCGCCCATGAACTCCTCGAGCGGCATCTGGATGAACTGGCCGTCCTCGGTGACGCCCGGCATCGACATGAACGCGTCGCCGTCGATGAGGATCATGTGGATGTTGCCCGCGCCGGGCACCTCCATCTGGATGTCCATCGCGGTGCCGTCGGACAGGTCAGCCGCACCCTTCATGATCATGCTCTGGCCGTCCATCCCCATGTTCATGTCCAGGGTGAACGAGGTCATGTTCTCCATGCCCGGGCTCTTGAGCAGCGTGATGAACTCGTCCGGGCTGATGGGGGTGCCGGCGGCCTGCTCACCGGAGTCGGTCTCGGTCTCGGTCCCGCTGTCATCGCCCGCGTCGTCCGTGGTCGCGTCCGCGGCGTCCCCGGTGGTGTCGGTCTCGGTGCTGGACCCGTCGTCGGTGCTGACGTCCTGCGTGGGGGTCCCCGGATCCACCACCTCAGGAGAGTCTCCCCCGCACGCAGCCAGGGTGAGCACAAGGGCTCCGCTGGATGCGATCATGCCCCACGTAGTGCTGTTCCTGCGCATGTTGTTGCCTCCCTCTTGAGCAGCGATTCTCGCCGCGGATACCTCATCGTTTCACGACCCGACGCTGGGCTGTGTTCTTATTGATCTAACTGACTGACGACTCGCAGAGCACCGAGGTTCCATGAACGGCAACACCATCTTCCGGCACCACGACACCGCTGTGCTCTCTGTCACGGCTATCGACGCTCCCGTCGTCGTGACCTCGGACCAGTTCGACGAGCGGCTGGCGGAGACCTACCGCCGCACCGGCATGCGGCCGGGGATGCTCGCCAAGCTCGCCGGGATCCACGAACGGCGCTGGTGGCCCGAGGGGACCAGCTTTGTCGACGGCGCCATCGAGGCGGGGGCCAAGGCGATCGCGGAGGCCGGGGTCGACCCGGCCCGCATCGGCCTGATGATCAACACCTCCGTATGCCGTGAGCACCTGGAGCCCTCCATCGCCGTGCGGGTGCACGCCGAGCTCGGGCTGCCCACCAACTGTCTCAACTTCGACCTGACCAACGCCTGCCTCGGCTTCGTCAACGGCATGCAGCTGGCGGCCACCATGATCGACGCGGGGCAGATCGACTACGCCCTGATCGTGGACGGCGAAGGATCGCGCCCCGCCCAGGAGCGCACCCTGGAGCGGCTGACCGGACCCGACACCACCGCCGAGGACCTGCAGAACGAGTTCGCCACGCTGACGCTGGGCTCGGGTGCGGCCGCCATGGTCCTGGGCCGGGCCAGCGAGCACCCCGAGGGCCACCGCGTCGTGGGCGGCGCCTCCCGTGCGGCGACCCAGCACCACGAGCTGTGCGTCGGCGACTACGAAAAGATGAGCACCGACACCAAGGGCCTCCTGATCGCCGGCATGCAGCTGGCCGGTGACCTCTGGGAGGACGCCCGTGGGGAGTTCGACTGGTCGGACATGGACTGCTATGTCGTGCACCAGGTCTCGCAGGTCCACACCGGCCGCACGGCCAAGGTGCTCGGGCTGCCGGCCGACCGCATCCCGCTGACCTTCCCCACCTTCGGCAACATCGGCCCCGCCGCCGTCGCCGTCACGCTCGCCAAGCAGGTCGAGCACCTCACCCCCGGCGACCGGGTGCTGATGATGGGCATCGGCTCGGGGCTGAACATGACCTGCATGGAACTAGCCTGGTGACGGCAGGGGCACCGCAGGCTGCGGAGTCACCGCTGCCCGCGGAGTCGCCACTGCCTGCGGGGCTGCCAGGGGTCGACCGCACCTGGTCGCGCACCGTGCTCGCTGCGGACGCCGACGGGATCGAGCGCCGTTGGCACGTGCTGGACAACGGTCCAGCGCTGGCGGCGTCCGGCGTCCCGGTCGAGCAAACCCTCCTGTGCGTCCACGGCAACCCGACCTGGTCCTATCTGTGGCGACGCGTGCTCGAGGCGGCACCGCCGGGATGGCGCGTGGTCGCCGTCGACCAGCTGGGCATGGGCTACTCGGAGCGCACCGAGGCACCGCGCACCCTGGCGCAACGGGTCGAGGACCTGGGACGGCTGACCGAGGCCCTCGGCATCGACGGCCCCGTGGCCACCCTCGCCCACGACTGGGGAGGCCCGATCAGCCTCGGTTGGGCCCTCGCCCACCGCGAGCAGCTGACCCACGTGGTCCTGACCAACACCGCCGTGCACCAGCCCAAGGGCTCCCCGCTGCCGGCCGCCATCGCCGCGGTCCGCACACCACCGCTGCTCGACCTCGTGTGCCGTCAGACGCCGGGCTTCGTCTGGGCGACCACCGCCACCTGTCGCCCCGCGCTGCCGGCACCGGTCCGCGCGGCGTTCGCGGCGCCATACCGCAGCAGGGACCGTCGCGTCGCCGTCGGTGACTTCGTGGCCGACATCCCCACCAGCGCCACGCACCCCAGCCATCCGACGCTGACCGCCATCGCCGAGAGTCTCGGCGGGCTCGCCGAGGTGCCGGTGCTGATGGTCTGGGGCCTGGCCGACCCCGTCTTCTCCGGGCGCTACCTGACCGATCTGCAGCGTCGTCTGCCGCACGCGGACGTGCACACCTATCCGAGGGCCAGTCACCTGGTGCTCGAGGACCGACCCGAGGGCGTCGCGCTGATCTGGGACTGGCTGACCCGCCCCAGGACCACGGTGACTTCCGCCCCTGCTCCCACGGTGCCGATCCGCATCGACACCTCCTCACCCGAGGCCACCGCGATCGTCGAGCTCACCGGCGCCGGCGGACACATCACCTTCGGTGCGCTTGCCGAGCGGGTCGAGGGCCTGGCCCGCGGCCTCCACCTGCGCGGCGTGCGCCGCGGCCAGCGCGTCGCTCTGCTGGTGCGCCCCGGCGTCGACCTGACGACCGTGCTGTATGCCGTGTGGCGACTGGGCGCCGTGGCTGTCGTGGCCGACGCCGGGCTGGGCCGCCGCCGGCTGGCCGCCGCGCTGCGCGGTGCCGCCCCCGACCACGTCATCGGCTTCCCCGCAGCCCGCGCCCTCGTCGTGGCGGCGAACGTGCCGGGCCAGTGGATCCGCCTGGGCCCCGAGGACGTCACCACCCTGATCGCCGACGGGTGCGGACACACGGTTGACCCTGCTGAACTCATTAGTGCCACAGCCGACCTCGACCACGACGGGGCGGTCCTGTTCACCTCGGGTGCGACCGGACCGCCCAAGGGTGTGGTCTACACCCGCCGCCAGGTCGGGACCCAGGTGGGCCTGCTGCGCGACACCTTCGGGCTGCACCCCGGAGAGCGGTTCGTCGCGGCGTTCGCACCGTTCGCGCTCTATGGCCCGGCGCTCGGGCTCGGCTCTGCCGTGCCGGACATGGACGTCACGGCGCCGGACACCCTGACCGCTAGTGCGCTCGCCGACGCCGTGGAGGCAGTGGAGGCCACCGTGGTGTTCGCCTCGCCCGCGGCGCTGGAGAACGTGGTGGCGACCGCCGGCGACCTCTCGGCCCACCAGCTGGAGGCACTGCAAGGCCCACGCCTGGTCCTCTCGGCGGGGGCGCCGGTGCCGCTCGCGCTGTTGCGCCGGCTCCAGGAGCTGCTGCCGGCGGCTGCCACACACACGCCCTATGGCATGACCGAGGCACTGCCGGTCGCCACGCTCGACCCGACCACCCTCGACCCGGCAGACCCCGTCGACCGCGAGGGTGGGGTGTGTGTCGGGGCGCCGCTGCCCGGCGTCACGGTGCGGGTGGCACCACTGTCGCCAGACGGTGGCGCGGGCGACGAGCTGTCCTCTGCGGCAGGGCAGTTCGGCGAGATCGTGGTCCGTGCGCCTCATGTGAAGGATCGCTACGACCGGCTCTGGGGCACGCAGCGGGCCAGCGAGCGCCCGAGCGGCTGGCACCGGACCGGTGACGTCGGTCATCTTGATGCCCGTGGCAGGTTGTGGGTCGAGGGTCGGCTCAGCCATGTGGTGCGGACGGCGCAGGGCCCGGTCGCTCCCTATCCCGTGGAGCAGCTGATCGAGTCCGTCCCGGGTGTCCGGCGGGCGGCTGTCGTCGGAGTCGGCCCCGTCGGCACCCAGCAGGTGGTCGCCGTCGTCGTGCCGGAGGGGCTAGCTGGACACAGCGGCCCCGGGCGCAGCGGTCCCGGACGTCTCCTGGAGGCGGTCACACAGCGCGTCCGCCAGGGCGACACCAGCGTCCCGCCCGAGATCGCCCAACAGGTGCGCGAGGTCGCCGGGGTCCCCGTTGCGGCGGTGCTCCGCCGTGACTGGCTCCCGGTCGACATCAGGCACGCGGCCAAGGTGGACCGCACCGAGATGGCCCGATGGGCCACCGGGCTGCTGCACGGGTCACGGGCGGCCCGCGAGCAGTTCCGCTACCATCCCAAGGCCCCGAGCCGACGGAGCCGCTGATGCGCGTGCTGGTCACGGGCGCGAGCGGCATGCTGGGGCGGGCCGTCGCAGACCACCTGTCCGCCCGCGGCGACCTGGTGACCGTGCTGCAGCGTCGACCGTCCAGCAGCCCGCACCGCGAGGTGCTCGGGGATGTCGCCGACCCGGTCGCCGTCGCCCAGGCAACACAGGGGCAGGACGCGGTCATCCACCTCGCGGCCAAGGTCGATGTGGTCGGGCCGTGGGAGGACTACGCGCGCACCAACATCACCGGCACCCGCACCGTGGTCGATGCCGCTCGCACTGCCGGGGTCACCCGCTTCGTGCAGGTCTCCTCGCCCTCGGTGGCACACGCCGGTGCGTCGCTCGCGGGGGTGGGCGCAGGGCCGGCAGACCCGGCGCACGCCCGCGGCAACTATGCCCGCAGCAAGGCCGCGGCCGAGGTCATCGCCCTGGACGCGGACGGACCTGAGCTGGCGGTGACCGCCGTCCGCCCGCACCTGGTCTGGGGTCCCGGCGACACCCAGCTCATCGGGCGCATCCTGGAGCGGGCCCGCGCGGGCCGGCTGCCGATCGTCGGTCGCGGGACGAGCCTGGTCGACACCACCTATGTCACCAACGCGGTGGACGCGATCGTCGCTGCCCTGGACCGGATCGACGTGGCGCACGGGCAGGCACTGGTCGTCACCAACGGTGAGCCGCGCCCCATCGGTGAGCTGATCGGCGACATCTGCCGCGCGGGAGGCGCCCCGGCCCCTCGTTGGCACGTCCCGGCGCGTCTGGCGTGGGCGCTCGGTGCAGCGGTCGAGGGCGCCATGGTCGTCTCGCACGCTGTGCCGGGGGTGCCGACCATCACCGAGCCTCCCCTGACCCGCTTCCTGGCCGAGCAGCTGTCCACCGCCCACTGGTTCGACCAGCGGCACACCCATGCCGTGCTGGACTGGACGCCGAGGGTCAGCCTCGCCGAGGGTCTGCGACTCCTTGCTGCAGGGACACCGGCGGGCCAGTAGCGTGGGCACAGCCGGAGTCACCACGAGCAGGCCGTGAGGTGACGATGACACACAGGACTGGGGCCGAGGGATGAGCAGGGCATCGCGGGCACGCCGCATCGCGGCCGCGGCGGCCTATGGCGGCGGCGGGGTCGCTGCCGCTGGCCTGGCCGGGTGGGCGCTGCTGCAGGCCGAGGTGCTGCTCGCCAGACGCATCATCGGTGACGGTCCTGGGACTCCTCGGCACGACGAGGGGACGTATGGCGCGGGGACGGGCCAGGCGCACCGGATCCTCGTGCTCGGCGACAGCACTGGGGCCGGCGTGGGCGCCAGCCACCGACGGGAGACCATCGGGGCCATCGTCGCGACCGGGGTCGCGGCACTGAGCGGCCACCCGGTGGACCTGTGCAACGTGGCCCGCAGCGGCGCCACCTCGCCACAGCTCCTCGGTCAGCTGGAGCGCGGTCTGCAGACCATGCCCGAGCCGGACGTGGCTCTCATCATGATCGGCGCCAACGACGTCAAGGAGCGGCTGGAGCGCACCGCCTCCGTGCGCGCCCTCAGCGAGACGGTGGCGCAGCTGGTGGCAGCCGGCGCCGAGGTGGTCGTCGGCACGTGTCCCGACCTGGGGACGGTCCGGACCATCCCCCAGCCGTTGCGTGCCCTGGTGCAGCGCTGGAGCCGCGACCTGGCCGCCGCCCAGACCGTCGCCGTCGTCGAGGCGGGAGGCCGCACAGTGTCCCTGGGTGACCTGCTCGGCCCCTCCTTCCGGGAGTCCCCGGAGCTGATGTTCAGCCCGGACGGGCTGCACCCGTCCTCTGCGGGCTACGCCCGGGCCGCCGCTGCGCTGCTGCCCAGCGTCGTGGACGGCCTCGGCCTGCGCACCCTCGACACCGACCGCAGCCCGGACCACCGCCGCGGCGAGCGGGTCGAGCCGCTGCCCGAGGCCGCGCAGCGCGCCGTCCTCGACCCCGGCAGCGAGGTCAGCGCGACGCATGTCGACGGGCACAGCCGGGGCGAGCGTGGCCGGTGGGCGCAGCTCCTGCGCCGGCACCGGGGTCCCGACCCACGGGACGCGGACGACAACACGGACGACAACGCAGCGGACGACCCGGTGGTCCACCACGTCGAGGCCGGCGACGCTGGTGGCGACTTCGCCCCCAGCGGCACCACCGGTGGTGGCGCGCCAACGCACTGACAGCCCTCGGCATACGCACCGTCGTGCCGTTAGGGTGGTAGCCAATGGTGTGCCGGGAAGTCTGGTCGGCGTCCTTTTGTCGACCCCGAGGAGACACCGTTGTCCCGCACACCAGACCCGTCATCCGCCCGGCGCCGCACGCTCGGCCGGGCCAGCTACGCCGAGGTCGTCCGCATCGGAACCCTCCTGCGCAAGGAGACGGTCGGCGGCATGCTGCTCGTGGGGGCGGCCCTCATCGCGATCGTCTGGGCCAACTCACCGTTTGCCGACACCTATTTTTCGATCCGGGACACGGAGGTCGGCTATGCGCCGTGGCACCTGAGGCTGAGCCTGGGCTCGTGGGCCGCCGACGGGCTGCTGGCGATGTTCTTCTTCCTGGTGGGACTCGAGCTCAAACGTGAGGTGATCGTCGGCGACCTGCGCCAGTGGGACCGCGCGATCGTGCCGGTGGCCGCGGCCTTTGGCGGTGTGGTCGTGCCAGCCCTGATCTATGCCGCCATCAACTGGAGCAACCCCGAGGCGTTGCGGGGCTGGGCCATCCCGACAGCGACCGACATCGCATTTGCCGTCGCGGTGCTCGCCATCATCGGCTCGCGTCTGCCTCCCGCGCTGCGGATCTTCCTGCTGACGCTGGCCGTCGTGGACGACCTCATCGCGATCCTGATCATCGCACTCATCTATTCCTCCGGCATCGATGTCACGATGCTCCTCTGGTCCCTGGTGCCGTTGGTGGCCTATGCCCTGCTCGCCCGGCGTCAACGCACGCTTTTCCGCCATCGGCAGCTGTCGTGGTGGCTGTTGCTCCTGCCGGTCGGCGCCGTCTTCTGGGCGCTGATCCACGCCTCCGGCATCCACGCAACGATCGCCGGCGTCGTCCTCGGCTTCACCGTCCCAGCCAGGCTGCGCGCGGACCGGGGAGAGCGACCAGGAGAGGAGCAGCACGCCCTGGCTGAGATCTTCGAGCACCGGATGCGGGTGCTGTCCGCCGGCTTTGCCGTGCCGGTCTTTGCGTTCTTCTCCGCCGGGGTCGCCGTGGGGGGCCTCGAGGGACTGACGTCGGCCCTCAGCGCGACGGTCACGATCGGGATCGTCACCGGCCTTGTCGTCGGCAAGATCATCGGCATCACCAGCACGACCTGGCTGGTCACCCGCGTCACCCGGTCCAGTCTCGATCCGTCGCTGCGCTGGATCGACATCGTGGGTGTCGCCGCTCTGGCCGGGATCGGCTTCACGGTGTCCCTGCTCGTCGCGGAGCTGAGCTTCGGGGTGGGCACCGAGCTGGGCGACCACGCCAAGGTCGGCATCTTCGTCGCCTCCCTCATCGCGGCGGTGGTCGGATCGATCATCCTGACCGCGCGCAACCGGCATTACGCGGCGCTCGCCGCCGAGGAGCAGGTTGACAGCGACGCCGACGGCATCCCGGACGTCTATGAGCCGAAGACCGACCGCGGCTAGACCCGGCTAGACCCGACCGCGGACAGACCCCACCGCAACTCCATCACCGCCTCAGTCCGCCACTGAGCCGGTCGCCCGAGCGTCATGCGGTCCCGGTCCTGCAGAACCAGGGTCAGAGCACCGGACTTGCAGGACCGGAACCTCATGGCCGCTGGAGGTGCCACAGTCAGCGCACGGCGCACGGCGCACGGCGCACGGCGGACCCGCGTATCGGGCCAGCACGGGGGTGCGGCAGGCCGGCGCACAAGGGGACCGACGATCTCGCCGCGCGGGACGGCTTCTAGACTCTGGGCAACGACCCCACCAGGAGGAACCATGCCCGAGGCAGTCATCGTCGCCGCAGCCCGAACCCCGATCGGGCGTGCGTTCAAGGGCTCCCTGACCACCGTCCGACCCGACGACCTGGCCACCGGTGTCATCCGCGCCGCACTCGACCAGGTCCCCGACCTGGACGCGACCACCATCGACGACCTCTATCTCGGCTGCGCCGAGCCCTGGGGCGAGCACGGCAGCAACATGGCCCGCGTCGTGTCGGTGCTGCTGGGCATGGACGGGCTGCCTGGCGCCACTATCAACCGCTTCTGCGCCTCTTCCGTGCAGACCACCAGGATGGCCTTCCACGCCATCAAAGCCGGTGAGGGCGACGTCTTCATCAGCGCCGGCGTCGAGGCGGTCTCTCGCTATGCCGACTTCTCCGGCGCCGGTGGCAGCAAGGCAGAGTGGCAGAACCCGAAGTTCGCGGACTCCGCCGCCCGCAGCGCCCGGATCGCCGAGACCAACGCCACGTGGACCGACCCGCGTGCCGAGGGGCTGCTGCCCGACATCTATCTGGCCATGGGACAGACGGCCGAGAACGTCGCGACCGCCCGAGGCATCTCGCGCGAGCGCCAGGACGAGTGGGGTGTCACCAGCCAGAACCGCGCCGAGGCCGCCATCAACGCGGGGGTCTTCGAGCGGGAGATCGCCCCCGTCACCCTCGCGGACGGCACTGTCGTGGCCAAGGACGACGGCCCCCGCGCGGGCGTCACGCTCGAGAAGGTCTCTTCGCTGCAGCCGGTCTTCCGCGAGGACGGCACCATCACGGCAGGCAACTGCTGCGCGCTCAACGACGGGGCCGCCGCCCTGGTCGTCATGAGCGACACCCGGGCCAAGGAGCTCGGCCTGACGCCGCTGGCGCGGGTCGTGTCGACCGGAGTGTCCGCCCTGTCCCCCGAGATCATGGGCCTGGGCCCGGTCGAGGCCTCCCAGCAGGCGCTGGCCCGCGCTGGCATGACGATCGGCGACATGGACCTCTATGAGATCAACGAAGCCTTCGCCGCCCAGGTGCTGCCCAGCGCCGACGACCTCGGCATGGACTTCGACAAGCTCAACGTCCACGGTGGCGCGATCGCCCTGGGTCACCCGTTCGGCTCCACCGGTGCCCGCATCAGCACGACCATGATCAACGCCCTGCGCACCCGGGACGGCCAGTTCGGGCTGGAGACGATGTGCGTCGGCGGCGGCCAGGGCATGGCGATCATCCTCGAGCGCCTCAGCTGATCCCTCCGCCAATTTTCATAGGGGTTTCGTCTGCCGAGCCCGGCTTTTTGTCGTGGTTCTGTCGGTCAGGTCCGGCTCTTTGTCGTGGTTCGTCTGCCGGTTCCCACAGACTGCCTCGCCGGAGGGTCAGTCCGCCGTGAGTCATTCGCGACGGGCTGGCCGTCGGTCGAGTCCAGGCGCCTCGATGCGATGGCGCCCGTTGGCGCTGTTGCCGTGGCTCGTCGCGGCGCCGGGGAGCCTACAAAACCGCTACGAAATTGCGGGAATGGCCTGCAAAACCACTCGGAAAATTGGTTAGAGGGCGCGGCGCAGGGCGGTGAGCGCGGCCGCGAGCGGCACCGGGTCCAGCTCCGCCTGTCCGTGGTCGTAGACCATGACCTGCAGCTGGTCCATCAGGACGGCGGGACCCAGGTCGGGGACGGGAGTGAGCGGCATACCAACCTCGCGGGCCACGTCGTCGGCGAGGCGCTGCACGACTTCGCGGACGCGCGGGGACGCAGAAAGCGCGTGGTCCAGCGGCAGCTGCTGCCACCGCCGGACCACGCGCTTCAGCTCTGTCCCGACCTCATCACGCGCGGCTGCGCGCGGGTCGGGAGTGCTCATCTCAGTCGCGCTGCAGGATCGCGAACAGACGCAGGAACTCGATGTAGAGCCACACCAGCGAGGCGACCAGACCGTGGCCCATCAGCCAGGAGTACTTCTCCGGGGCCCCGGCCTGGATGCCGCGGTCGATCGAGTCGAAGTCGACGGCCAGCGAGTAGGAGGCCAGCGCGACGCCCAGCAGCGAGATGACGATGCCCAGCCAGCCGCCGTAGATCCCCCAGCCGTCACCGAAGCCCAGGAAGCTGGCGCCGATGTTGATCAGCAGGAAGACCAGGTAGCCCATCGCCATCATCCCGAAGATGCGGCGGGACTTGCTGGTGACCTTGATGAAGCCGACCTTCCAGGCGATGAACATGCCGGCGAAGGTGCCGAGGGTGGCCACGACCGCGCTGGTCACCACACCGGGGTAGTACTGCTCGAAGGTGAAGCTGATGGCGCCGATGAAGCCACCCTGCAGGACGGCGTGCACCATGATCAGCGGGACGTTGACCTTCTTGCTGAAGCCGATCACGAAGCTCAGCCCGAGAGAGCCAAACATGCCCAGCAACCAGATCGGCATCGCGATCGGGGACAGTCCGGTGTCGGGGTCAACAGTCCCGCTCACGACGAAC from Ornithinimicrobium cryptoxanthini includes these protein-coding regions:
- a CDS encoding 3-oxoacyl-ACP synthase III, with the protein product MNGNTIFRHHDTAVLSVTAIDAPVVVTSDQFDERLAETYRRTGMRPGMLAKLAGIHERRWWPEGTSFVDGAIEAGAKAIAEAGVDPARIGLMINTSVCREHLEPSIAVRVHAELGLPTNCLNFDLTNACLGFVNGMQLAATMIDAGQIDYALIVDGEGSRPAQERTLERLTGPDTTAEDLQNEFATLTLGSGAAAMVLGRASEHPEGHRVVGGASRAATQHHELCVGDYEKMSTDTKGLLIAGMQLAGDLWEDARGEFDWSDMDCYVVHQVSQVHTGRTAKVLGLPADRIPLTFPTFGNIGPAAVAVTLAKQVEHLTPGDRVLMMGIGSGLNMTCMELAW
- a CDS encoding alpha/beta fold hydrolase, which encodes MTAGAPQAAESPLPAESPLPAGLPGVDRTWSRTVLAADADGIERRWHVLDNGPALAASGVPVEQTLLCVHGNPTWSYLWRRVLEAAPPGWRVVAVDQLGMGYSERTEAPRTLAQRVEDLGRLTEALGIDGPVATLAHDWGGPISLGWALAHREQLTHVVLTNTAVHQPKGSPLPAAIAAVRTPPLLDLVCRQTPGFVWATTATCRPALPAPVRAAFAAPYRSRDRRVAVGDFVADIPTSATHPSHPTLTAIAESLGGLAEVPVLMVWGLADPVFSGRYLTDLQRRLPHADVHTYPRASHLVLEDRPEGVALIWDWLTRPRTTVTSAPAPTVPIRIDTSSPEATAIVELTGAGGHITFGALAERVEGLARGLHLRGVRRGQRVALLVRPGVDLTTVLYAVWRLGAVAVVADAGLGRRRLAAALRGAAPDHVIGFPAARALVVAANVPGQWIRLGPEDVTTLIADGCGHTVDPAELISATADLDHDGAVLFTSGATGPPKGVVYTRRQVGTQVGLLRDTFGLHPGERFVAAFAPFALYGPALGLGSAVPDMDVTAPDTLTASALADAVEAVEATVVFASPAALENVVATAGDLSAHQLEALQGPRLVLSAGAPVPLALLRRLQELLPAAATHTPYGMTEALPVATLDPTTLDPADPVDREGGVCVGAPLPGVTVRVAPLSPDGGAGDELSSAAGQFGEIVVRAPHVKDRYDRLWGTQRASERPSGWHRTGDVGHLDARGRLWVEGRLSHVVRTAQGPVAPYPVEQLIESVPGVRRAAVVGVGPVGTQQVVAVVVPEGLAGHSGPGRSGPGRLLEAVTQRVRQGDTSVPPEIAQQVREVAGVPVAAVLRRDWLPVDIRHAAKVDRTEMARWATGLLHGSRAAREQFRYHPKAPSRRSR
- a CDS encoding NAD-dependent epimerase/dehydratase family protein, with amino-acid sequence MRVLVTGASGMLGRAVADHLSARGDLVTVLQRRPSSSPHREVLGDVADPVAVAQATQGQDAVIHLAAKVDVVGPWEDYARTNITGTRTVVDAARTAGVTRFVQVSSPSVAHAGASLAGVGAGPADPAHARGNYARSKAAAEVIALDADGPELAVTAVRPHLVWGPGDTQLIGRILERARAGRLPIVGRGTSLVDTTYVTNAVDAIVAALDRIDVAHGQALVVTNGEPRPIGELIGDICRAGGAPAPRWHVPARLAWALGAAVEGAMVVSHAVPGVPTITEPPLTRFLAEQLSTAHWFDQRHTHAVLDWTPRVSLAEGLRLLAAGTPAGQ
- a CDS encoding SGNH/GDSL hydrolase family protein translates to MSRASRARRIAAAAAYGGGGVAAAGLAGWALLQAEVLLARRIIGDGPGTPRHDEGTYGAGTGQAHRILVLGDSTGAGVGASHRRETIGAIVATGVAALSGHPVDLCNVARSGATSPQLLGQLERGLQTMPEPDVALIMIGANDVKERLERTASVRALSETVAQLVAAGAEVVVGTCPDLGTVRTIPQPLRALVQRWSRDLAAAQTVAVVEAGGRTVSLGDLLGPSFRESPELMFSPDGLHPSSAGYARAAAALLPSVVDGLGLRTLDTDRSPDHRRGERVEPLPEAAQRAVLDPGSEVSATHVDGHSRGERGRWAQLLRRHRGPDPRDADDNTDDNAADDPVVHHVEAGDAGGDFAPSGTTGGGAPTH
- the nhaA gene encoding Na+/H+ antiporter NhaA — protein: MSRTPDPSSARRRTLGRASYAEVVRIGTLLRKETVGGMLLVGAALIAIVWANSPFADTYFSIRDTEVGYAPWHLRLSLGSWAADGLLAMFFFLVGLELKREVIVGDLRQWDRAIVPVAAAFGGVVVPALIYAAINWSNPEALRGWAIPTATDIAFAVAVLAIIGSRLPPALRIFLLTLAVVDDLIAILIIALIYSSGIDVTMLLWSLVPLVAYALLARRQRTLFRHRQLSWWLLLLPVGAVFWALIHASGIHATIAGVVLGFTVPARLRADRGERPGEEQHALAEIFEHRMRVLSAGFAVPVFAFFSAGVAVGGLEGLTSALSATVTIGIVTGLVVGKIIGITSTTWLVTRVTRSSLDPSLRWIDIVGVAALAGIGFTVSLLVAELSFGVGTELGDHAKVGIFVASLIAAVVGSIILTARNRHYAALAAEEQVDSDADGIPDVYEPKTDRG
- a CDS encoding acetyl-CoA C-acetyltransferase, which produces MPEAVIVAAARTPIGRAFKGSLTTVRPDDLATGVIRAALDQVPDLDATTIDDLYLGCAEPWGEHGSNMARVVSVLLGMDGLPGATINRFCASSVQTTRMAFHAIKAGEGDVFISAGVEAVSRYADFSGAGGSKAEWQNPKFADSAARSARIAETNATWTDPRAEGLLPDIYLAMGQTAENVATARGISRERQDEWGVTSQNRAEAAINAGVFEREIAPVTLADGTVVAKDDGPRAGVTLEKVSSLQPVFREDGTITAGNCCALNDGAAALVVMSDTRAKELGLTPLARVVSTGVSALSPEIMGLGPVEASQQALARAGMTIGDMDLYEINEAFAAQVLPSADDLGMDFDKLNVHGGAIALGHPFGSTGARISTTMINALRTRDGQFGLETMCVGGGQGMAIILERLS
- a CDS encoding Bax inhibitor-1/YccA family protein, giving the protein MATNPVFNRIDKEAQQYAGFNQAPQQGYGPPPQGQPQMPMGYPGASETMSSEQLDQMYRQAPAGPAQTGRLTLDDVVIKSGVLFGVLLAVAAGTWFVVSGTVDPDTGLSPIAMPIWLLGMFGSLGLSFVIGFSKKVNVPLIMVHAVLQGGFIGAISFTFEQYYPGVVTSAVVATLGTFAGMFIAWKVGFIKVTSKSRRIFGMMAMGYLVFLLINIGASFLGFGDGWGIYGGWLGIVISLLGVALASYSLAVDFDSIDRGIQAGAPEKYSWLMGHGLVASLVWLYIEFLRLFAILQRD